The Seriola aureovittata isolate HTS-2021-v1 ecotype China chromosome 2, ASM2101889v1, whole genome shotgun sequence genome has a segment encoding these proteins:
- the LOC130180486 gene encoding leucine-rich repeat neuronal protein 1-like, translating to MALSSQPWPPLIWLCMGLLLSFLSPIHSKECPCLCVCEIRPWFTPQSTYKEATTVDCNDLRLTHIPTNLSADTQVLLLQSNAISHTSGELEALFNLTELDLSQNNFSTVEAVGLTSMNHLTTLHLEENQISQLPDHCLGNLSNLQELYINHNQINSISPRAFAGLHSLLRLHLNSNRLHVIDSRWFEETPNLEILMIGENPVIGLLDMNFKPLGSLRSLVLAGMDLTDVPANAFVGLDNLESISFYDNKLVRIPQLALQKVPNLKFLDLNKNPVRKMQEGDFRNMLRLKELGINNMMELVSIDRYALDNLPELTKLEATNNPKLSYVHRLAFRDMPSLESLMLNNNALTALYQHTVEVLPNLREISLHSNPLRCDCVIQWMSSNRTTIRFMEPLAMMCSSPTELRGQRVRELRLVESPEQCLPLISHDTFPSHLNLELGMSVSLDCRAMAEPEPEIYWVTPLGTKITIDTVSERYHLSSEGTLRLSHVQVEDSGRYTCVAQNTEGADTRVATIRVNGTLLDSAQVMKIFVKQTESHSILVSWKVNSNVMSSNLKWASATMKIDNPHITYTARVPVDVHEYNLTHLQPATEYEVCLTVSNVHLQTHKSCVNVTTRSATFALDLSDQHPSAAVLAVMATMLAFLSLATVGVYMARRWKRKNYHHSLKKYMLKTSSIPLNELYPPLINLWEADGEKDKDGSTEGKPSPVDTTRSYYMW from the coding sequence ATGGCGCTCAGCTCTCAGCCTTGGCCTCCTTTAATCTGGCTGTGCATGGGATTGcttctttcctttctgtcaCCCATACATAGCAAAGAATGTCCTTGTTTGTGCGTATGCGAGATCCGCCCTTGGTTCACCCCACAGTCGACCTACAAGGAGGCAACTACAGTGGACTGCAATGACTTGAGGCTCACGCACATCCCTACCAACCTGTCAGCAGATACCCAGGTGTTACTGCTTCAAAGTAATGCCATCTCACACACCAGTGGAGAGCTGGAAGCACTGTTCAACTTGACAGAGTTGGACCTATCTCAGAACAACTTCAGCACTGTGGAAGCGGTGGGCCTCACAAGCATGAACCACCTGACCACTCTGCATCTAGAGGAGAACCAGATCAGTCAGCTGCCAGACCACTGCCTGGGAAACCTCTCCAACCTCCAGGAGCTCTACATCAACCACAACCAGATAAATTCCATCTCTCCTCGGGCATTTGCAGGCCTGCATAGCCTACTGCGCCTTCATCTTAACTCCAACAGGCTCCATGTCATAGACAGCCGCTGGTTTGAAGAAACACCCAACCTCGAAATCCTCATGATCGGGGAGAACCCAGTCATTGGCCTCCTAGACATGAACTTTAAACCTCTAGGAAGCCTGAGGAGTCTGGTTCTGGCTGGCATGGACCTCACTGATGTGCCAGCAAATGCATTTGTAGGTTTGGATAACCTGGAGAGCATTTCTTTCTATGACAACAAACTGGTCAGAATCCCTCAACTGGCCCTTCAGAAAGTTCCCAATCTGAAATTCTTGgatttaaacaaaaatccaGTTCGCAAAATGCAGGAAGGAGACTTCAGGAACATGCTACGTCTGAAGGAGTTGGGCATCAACAATATGATGGAGTTAGTGTCTATCGACCGCTATGCTCTTGACAACCTACCTGAACTGACGAAGCTGGAGGCGACGAACAACCCTAAGCTGTCTTATGTCCACAGGTTGGCCTTTAGGGACATGCCCTCCCTGGAGAGCCTGATGCTCAACAACAACGCCCTCACTGCCCTTTATCAGCACACTGTGGAGGTGTTGCCCAATCTGCGGGAGATCAGTCTGCACAGCAACCCATTGCGCTGTGATTGTGTCATTCAGTGGATGAGTTCCAACAGGACCACTATACGCTTCATGGAGCCCCTGGCCATGATGTGCAGCTCCCCAACAGAACTCAGGGGCCAGCGGGTTCGAGAGTTGAGGCTGGTGGAGTCCCCGGAGCAGTGCCTCCCCCTCATATCCCACGACACCTTCCCCAGCCATTTGAACTTGGAGCTGGGCATGAGTGTCAGTCTGGACTGCAGGGCCATGGCTGAGCCAGAGCCAGAGATCTACTGGGTGACCCCTCTTGGGACCAAAATCACTATAGATACTGTGTCAGAGCGGTACCACTTGAGCAGTGAGGGGACACTGCGGCTGTCTCATGTGCAGGTGGAAGATTCTGGCCGTTACACCTGTGTGGCCCAGAACACAGAGGGCGCTGACACACGAGTCGCCACCATCCGCGTCAATGGCACCCTTCTTGACAGCGCCCAGGTGATGAAAATCTTTGTCAAGCAGACCGAGTCCCACTCCATCCTGGTGTCCTGGAAAGTCAACTCAAATGTTATGTCCTCCAATCTGAAGTGGGCCTCGGCAACCATGAAGATTGACAACCCGCACATCACCTACACAGCTCGTGTCCCTGTAGACGTTCATGAGTACAACCTCACACACCTCCAGCCTGCCACTGAGTATGAGGTATGCCTCACAGTGTCCAATGTCCACCTGCAGACGCACAAGTCTTGTGTTAATGTGACCACACGTAGCGCCACTTTTGCCCTGGACCTGTCAGACCAGCACCCAAGTGCGGCTGTGCTTGCTGTCATGGCGACCATGCTGGCCTTCCTCAGCCTGGCCACTGTGGGTGTTTACATGGCCCGCAGATGGAAGAGAAAAAACTACCACCACTCTCTGAAGAAATACATGCTTAAGACCTCCTCCATCCCCCTCAACGAGCTTTACCCTCCACTGATCAACCTGTGGGAGGCTGATGGTGAGAAGGACAAAGATGGCAGCACAGAGGGAAAACCCTCTCCTGTTGACACCACACGTAGCTATTACATGTGGTGA
- the sumf1 gene encoding formylglycine-generating enzyme isoform X1, producing the protein MLRCFALFIIFGCVNKVTCLQSSCGAEQEGAAPQGAAGCGCGNLNRAAVDPAVEHGTVSVDSAVKYSKGANERPPEAQGGERTMQSQMVLISGGEFLMGTDNPGFPADGEGPQRVVHVDSFNMDIQEVTNRQFQSFVNATGYVTEAEKFGDSFVFEGLLTDTVKNQITQAVAAAPWWLPVKGAHWRHPEGPDSNIADRPDHPVLHVSWADAVAYCSWANKRLPTEAEWEYACRGGLKDRLYPWGNKLNPNGQHYANIWQGDFPGHNSGEDGYIKTSPVMSFPANGFGLYDMVGNAWEWTSDWWNVHHTTDRQHNPKGPPSGTDKVKKGGSYMCHKSYCYRYRCAARSQNTPDSSASNLGFRCVSQEQQ; encoded by the exons ATGCTGCGCTGTTTTGCTTTGTTCATCATCTTTGGATGTGTGAACAAAGTTACGTGTCTTCAGAGTTCATGTGGGGCCGAGCAGGAAGGCGCCGCCCCGCAGGGAGCAGCGGGCTGCGGCTGCGGAAACCTAAACAGAGCCGCCGTGGACCCTGCGGTGGAGCACGGGACAGTTTCAGTAGACTCAGCTGTCAAATACTCCAAAGGCGCCAATGAGAGGCCGCCTGAGGCTcagggaggggagaggacaATGCAGAGCCAG ATGGTGCTGATTTCTGGAGGAGAATTCCTGATGGGGACGGACAACCCAGGCTTCCCTGCAGATGGAGAAGGCCCTCAGAGGGTGGTGCATGTGGACTCCTTCAACATGGACATCCAGGAAGTCACTAACAGGCAGTTCCAGAGCTTTGTCAATGCCACAGGATATGTTACTGAG GCAGAGAAATTTGGAGACTCATTTGTATTTGAGGGACTTTTGACTGACACAGTCAAAAACCAAATCACTCAAGCA GTGGctgctgccccctggtggcttCCAGTCAAAGGGGCACACTGGAGGCACCCTGAGGGTCCAGACTCCAACATTGCAGACAG GCCGGACCATCCTGTTCTACATGTGTCCTGGGCAGATGCTGTCGCCTACTGCTCCTGGGCCAACAAGAGACTTCCTACAGAGGCAGAATGGGAGTACGCCTGCAGGGGCGGCCTGAAAGACAG ACTTTACCCCTGGGGAAACAAGTTGAACCCTAATGGACAACACTATGCCAACATCTGGCAGGGGGATTTCCCCGGTCATAACTCTGGAGAAGATGGATACATCAAAACCTCACCT GTGATGTCTTTTCCCGCCAATGGCTTTGGTCTGTATGACATGGTGGGGAATGCTTGGGAATGGACTTCAGACTGGTGGAATGTGCATCACACCACAGACCGGCAACACAACCCA aaAGGTCCTCCTTCAGGCACAGACAAGGTGAAGAAGGGGGGGTCATACATGTGCCACAAG TCTTATTGTTACAGATACCGATGTGCGGCCCGAAGCCAGAACACTCCAGACAGCTCAGCCTCTAATCTTGGTTTTCGCTGTGTCTCTCAGGAGCAACAGTGA
- the sumf1 gene encoding formylglycine-generating enzyme isoform X2 yields the protein MVLISGGEFLMGTDNPGFPADGEGPQRVVHVDSFNMDIQEVTNRQFQSFVNATGYVTEAEKFGDSFVFEGLLTDTVKNQITQAVAAAPWWLPVKGAHWRHPEGPDSNIADRPDHPVLHVSWADAVAYCSWANKRLPTEAEWEYACRGGLKDRLYPWGNKLNPNGQHYANIWQGDFPGHNSGEDGYIKTSPVMSFPANGFGLYDMVGNAWEWTSDWWNVHHTTDRQHNPKGPPSGTDKVKKGGSYMCHKSYCYRYRCAARSQNTPDSSASNLGFRCVSQEQQ from the exons ATGGTGCTGATTTCTGGAGGAGAATTCCTGATGGGGACGGACAACCCAGGCTTCCCTGCAGATGGAGAAGGCCCTCAGAGGGTGGTGCATGTGGACTCCTTCAACATGGACATCCAGGAAGTCACTAACAGGCAGTTCCAGAGCTTTGTCAATGCCACAGGATATGTTACTGAG GCAGAGAAATTTGGAGACTCATTTGTATTTGAGGGACTTTTGACTGACACAGTCAAAAACCAAATCACTCAAGCA GTGGctgctgccccctggtggcttCCAGTCAAAGGGGCACACTGGAGGCACCCTGAGGGTCCAGACTCCAACATTGCAGACAG GCCGGACCATCCTGTTCTACATGTGTCCTGGGCAGATGCTGTCGCCTACTGCTCCTGGGCCAACAAGAGACTTCCTACAGAGGCAGAATGGGAGTACGCCTGCAGGGGCGGCCTGAAAGACAG ACTTTACCCCTGGGGAAACAAGTTGAACCCTAATGGACAACACTATGCCAACATCTGGCAGGGGGATTTCCCCGGTCATAACTCTGGAGAAGATGGATACATCAAAACCTCACCT GTGATGTCTTTTCCCGCCAATGGCTTTGGTCTGTATGACATGGTGGGGAATGCTTGGGAATGGACTTCAGACTGGTGGAATGTGCATCACACCACAGACCGGCAACACAACCCA aaAGGTCCTCCTTCAGGCACAGACAAGGTGAAGAAGGGGGGGTCATACATGTGCCACAAG TCTTATTGTTACAGATACCGATGTGCGGCCCGAAGCCAGAACACTCCAGACAGCTCAGCCTCTAATCTTGGTTTTCGCTGTGTCTCTCAGGAGCAACAGTGA